DNA sequence from the Streptomyces sp. CA-210063 genome:
TCCAGCACGGAACCGTAAGGAACCGCATGGAACCGCCTTGCCGGAAGCGACGGCGCCGCGCGTCGACGCGCGGTTCGGCCGTGCCCATCAGCCCTGGAGTGCCTCAGCTCCCAGTGCCCTGTGAATCGACGCGCGTCCACGAAGCCTCGGGGGCAGCGCACAGAAAGCGGGAAATTCAATGGCGAACGGACCCATGGACAGGCGCGCCTCGGACGGGCAGCCCAATCGACCCGGCGGCCCCGGCACCGGCCAGGGTGCGGAGTACACCGGTCGGTACGTGGTCATGCTCGACCCGGGCAACCAGGAAAGCGGACTGAACGCACTGCGTTCCTCCGCCGACATCGCGTCCGTCGAACGTGTCCGCGGAGCCGAGGCGGGGAACGTCTCCGAACTGCTGGAGCGCCCCGACGTCTCGGTGCACTTCGAGGAACTCGCCGCCGCCGTCGTCGAGGTGCGGCCCGACCAGCGCCACGCGCTGGTGACCACGGCCGAGGCCGACCCGGCGATCATCGCGGCGGAGCCGGAGCGCATGGTGTACGCCATGCCGATCACCGCCCCGACGCAGGCGCCGACCGAGTTCTTCCCGGCCTACCGCAGCGACGAGGACGTCGTCGACCGCCACACCAGGGCCGAGATCGCCGCCACCCAGGGCCCGGCCGCGGACGAGCAGAGCTTCACCTGGGGCCTGCAGGCGATCCGGGCCAACCTCACAAATCTGACGGGACGCGGTGTGAAGGTCGCCGTCCTCGACACCGGCGTGGACATCACCCACCCGGACCTGGTCGGCTGCATCGAGGACACCATGTCCTTCGTGGTCGGCGAGGCGGTCGAGGACCGCAACGGCCACGGCACCCACTGCATCGGCACCGTCGCCGGCCCGGCCAGACCCCAGGAAGGACCCCGTTACGGCGTTGCCTGCGACGCCCGGATCCTCGCCGGAAAGGTCCTCAGCAACAGGGGCAGCGGCGCCGACGGCCAGATCCTGGCGGGCATGGCCTGGGCCGTCGCCCGCGGCGCGCGCGTGATCTCCATGTCGCTCGGCGCGCTGGTCCGACCGGGCGAGCTGTTCCCGCAGACGTACGAGATCCTGGCCAGGCGCGCGCTCGAGCGCG
Encoded proteins:
- a CDS encoding S8 family peptidase; its protein translation is MANGPMDRRASDGQPNRPGGPGTGQGAEYTGRYVVMLDPGNQESGLNALRSSADIASVERVRGAEAGNVSELLERPDVSVHFEELAAAVVEVRPDQRHALVTTAEADPAIIAAEPERMVYAMPITAPTQAPTEFFPAYRSDEDVVDRHTRAEIAATQGPAADEQSFTWGLQAIRANLTNLTGRGVKVAVLDTGVDITHPDLVGCIEDTMSFVVGEAVEDRNGHGTHCIGTVAGPARPQEGPRYGVACDARILAGKVLSNRGSGADGQILAGMAWAVARGARVISMSLGALVRPGELFPQTYEILARRALERGTVIVAAAGNDSERPPVIHPVSRPANCPSILAVAALDRSLTPSSFSNGGINAQGGEINIAAPGRDVRSAAPGGRYVNLSGTSMATPHVAGVLALLAEANPNVPAADLVARLKAGAFPLAQPVRDVGAGLLQAP